Proteins encoded together in one Panthera uncia isolate 11264 chromosome A2, Puncia_PCG_1.0, whole genome shotgun sequence window:
- the ARMC6 gene encoding armadillo repeat-containing protein 6 isoform X2, with the protein MMAVTCFLIPPPPTGVDLSNIVKLAPKVSADGPQEPTHDILQALDDLQESVAHSRPQEVSAHLARFFEQCKQHKPCRFLAAQKGAYPILLAAWKLAVVSDQGLLLQALNAVSALTEGQPDLLDTQGLQLLVTTLAQNADAADLTCSGIRCVCHACLKHEQNRQSLVKAGVLPLLTGAITRHGHCADVVKEACWALRVMTFDDDIRVPFGRAHDHAKMIVQENGGLKVLIEAAKAFSDNPSVLSELCSTLSRLAVRNEFCQEVVDLGGLGVLVALLANCSDHQDLVKQVLSALRAIAGNDDVKDAIVRAGGTESIVAAMTQHLASPQVCEQSCAALCVLALRKPENSRVIMEGGGALAALQAMKAHPQEAGVQKQACMLIRNLVARSQAFSQPILDLGAEALILQARAAHRDCEDVAKAALRDLGCRVELRELWTGQKGNLAP; encoded by the exons ATGATGGCTGTCACTTGTTTCctgatccccccaccccccacaggggTGGATCTGAGCAACATTGTAAAGCTGGCACCCAAAGTCTCTGCAGATGGACCCCAGGAGCCTACACATGACATCCTCCAG GCCCTGGATGACCTGCAGGAGTCCGTGGCCCACTCTCGCCCCCAGGAAGTGTCAGCGCATCTTGCCCGCTTTTTTGAGCAGTGCAAGCAGCACAAACCTTGCCGCTTCCTGGCAGCCCAGAAAGGGGCCTACCCCATCCTTCTCGCTGCCTGGAAGCTTGCTGTAGTGAGTGACCAGGGCCTCCTGCTCCAGGCCCTCAATGCCGTGTCGGCCCTGACCGAAGGCCAGCCCGATCTCCTAGACACCCAGGGCTTGCAGTTGCTGGTGACCACACTGGCCCAGAATGCCGATGCAGCCGATCTGACCTGTTCTGGGATCCGCTGTGTGTGCCATGCCTGCCTGAAGCACGAGCAGAATCGGCAGAGCCTGGTGAAGGCCGGTGTGCTGCCCCTGCTGACCGGTGCTATCACCCGGCATGGTCACTGCGCCGATGTGGTCAAGGAGGCCTGCTGGGCCCTCCGGGTCATGACCTTCGATGATGACATCCGTGTGCCCTTTGGCCGTGCCCACGACCATGCCAAGATGATTGTGCAGGAGAATGGAGGCTTGAAGGTGCTCATTGAGGCCGCCAAAG CATTCTCTGACAACCCCAGTGTCCTGAGTGAGCTCTGCAGCACCCTATCCCGCCTGGCTGTCCGCAACGAATTCTGCCAGGAGGTCGTCGACCTTGGGGGCCTCGGTGTCCTGGTGGCCCTACTGGCCAACTGCAGCGACCACCAG GACCTTGTGAAGCAAGTGTTGAGTGCCCTGAGGGCCATCGCAGGCAATGATGATGTGAAGGATGCCATTGTTCGAGCTGGTGGGACAGAGTCCATCGTGGCTGCCATGACCCAGCACCTGGCCAGCCCCCAG GTGTGCGAGCAGAGCTGTGCAGCCCTGTGTGTCCTGGCCCTGCGAAAGCCAGAGAACAGCCGGGTCATCATGGAGGGTGGCGGGGCCCTGGCTGCATTGCAGGCCATGAAGGCACACCCGCAAGAGGCCGGAGTGCAG AAACAGGCCTGCATGCTGATCCGTAACCTGGTGGCTCGAAGCCAGGCCTTTTCACAGCCCATCCTGGACCTGGGGGCTGAAGCACTCATCTTGCAGGCCCGTGCTGCCCACCGTGACTGTGAGGACGTGGCCAAAGCTGCCTTGCGGGACCTTGGCTGCCGCGTTGAGCTCCGGGAGCTGTGGACTGGCCAAAAGGGCAACCTGGCGCCATGA
- the ARMC6 gene encoding armadillo repeat-containing protein 6 isoform X1 → MHRSGLLKMASKRITQETFDAAVRENIEEFDMGPEEAVKEAVEQFESQGVDLSNIVKLAPKVSADGPQEPTHDILQALDDLQESVAHSRPQEVSAHLARFFEQCKQHKPCRFLAAQKGAYPILLAAWKLAVVSDQGLLLQALNAVSALTEGQPDLLDTQGLQLLVTTLAQNADAADLTCSGIRCVCHACLKHEQNRQSLVKAGVLPLLTGAITRHGHCADVVKEACWALRVMTFDDDIRVPFGRAHDHAKMIVQENGGLKVLIEAAKAFSDNPSVLSELCSTLSRLAVRNEFCQEVVDLGGLGVLVALLANCSDHQDLVKQVLSALRAIAGNDDVKDAIVRAGGTESIVAAMTQHLASPQVCEQSCAALCVLALRKPENSRVIMEGGGALAALQAMKAHPQEAGVQKQACMLIRNLVARSQAFSQPILDLGAEALILQARAAHRDCEDVAKAALRDLGCRVELRELWTGQKGNLAP, encoded by the exons ATGCACAGGAGTGGCCTCCTGAAGATGGCCTCCAAGCGCATCACCCAGGAGACCTTCGATGCAGCCGTTCGTGAAAACATTGAAGAGTTCGACATGGGACCAGAGGAGGCGGTAAAAGAAGCTGTGGAACAATTTGAATCGCAAG gggTGGATCTGAGCAACATTGTAAAGCTGGCACCCAAAGTCTCTGCAGATGGACCCCAGGAGCCTACACATGACATCCTCCAG GCCCTGGATGACCTGCAGGAGTCCGTGGCCCACTCTCGCCCCCAGGAAGTGTCAGCGCATCTTGCCCGCTTTTTTGAGCAGTGCAAGCAGCACAAACCTTGCCGCTTCCTGGCAGCCCAGAAAGGGGCCTACCCCATCCTTCTCGCTGCCTGGAAGCTTGCTGTAGTGAGTGACCAGGGCCTCCTGCTCCAGGCCCTCAATGCCGTGTCGGCCCTGACCGAAGGCCAGCCCGATCTCCTAGACACCCAGGGCTTGCAGTTGCTGGTGACCACACTGGCCCAGAATGCCGATGCAGCCGATCTGACCTGTTCTGGGATCCGCTGTGTGTGCCATGCCTGCCTGAAGCACGAGCAGAATCGGCAGAGCCTGGTGAAGGCCGGTGTGCTGCCCCTGCTGACCGGTGCTATCACCCGGCATGGTCACTGCGCCGATGTGGTCAAGGAGGCCTGCTGGGCCCTCCGGGTCATGACCTTCGATGATGACATCCGTGTGCCCTTTGGCCGTGCCCACGACCATGCCAAGATGATTGTGCAGGAGAATGGAGGCTTGAAGGTGCTCATTGAGGCCGCCAAAG CATTCTCTGACAACCCCAGTGTCCTGAGTGAGCTCTGCAGCACCCTATCCCGCCTGGCTGTCCGCAACGAATTCTGCCAGGAGGTCGTCGACCTTGGGGGCCTCGGTGTCCTGGTGGCCCTACTGGCCAACTGCAGCGACCACCAG GACCTTGTGAAGCAAGTGTTGAGTGCCCTGAGGGCCATCGCAGGCAATGATGATGTGAAGGATGCCATTGTTCGAGCTGGTGGGACAGAGTCCATCGTGGCTGCCATGACCCAGCACCTGGCCAGCCCCCAG GTGTGCGAGCAGAGCTGTGCAGCCCTGTGTGTCCTGGCCCTGCGAAAGCCAGAGAACAGCCGGGTCATCATGGAGGGTGGCGGGGCCCTGGCTGCATTGCAGGCCATGAAGGCACACCCGCAAGAGGCCGGAGTGCAG AAACAGGCCTGCATGCTGATCCGTAACCTGGTGGCTCGAAGCCAGGCCTTTTCACAGCCCATCCTGGACCTGGGGGCTGAAGCACTCATCTTGCAGGCCCGTGCTGCCCACCGTGACTGTGAGGACGTGGCCAAAGCTGCCTTGCGGGACCTTGGCTGCCGCGTTGAGCTCCGGGAGCTGTGGACTGGCCAAAAGGGCAACCTGGCGCCATGA